A genomic stretch from candidate division KSB1 bacterium includes:
- a CDS encoding DUF5107 domain-containing protein, which translates to MLRKAVFALLIWGILCFLSPLFSASIVEKELILPTYGIEPPDPNPRFYTGRVYQGAQGRIYPYPISDVLSNVKTDKTYRAVYLENEYIRLCVLPEIGGRIFEAVDKTNGYHFFYRQNVIKPSLIGMLGAWISGGVEWNFPHHHRARTFMPVDYRLQQNADGSVTLWMSEIDYRQRLRMVIGITLTDNSNLLTVDLKFFNPTPFVHSFLYFANPAVHVDSTYQVLFPPEVEYVVQHAKSEFASWPIANDRYGGFEYNDVDISWWKNLPKPVSFFAWDHTSDYFGGYDHGKQAGVAYVADVHLAPGKKFFTFGCGEEGKMWDKILTDADGPYLELMAGAYSDNQPDYSWIQPFEMKTIRQTWFPIRNMQGLSYANRNGALFLKMTGDSIIFNLNSTRPIENATVRLKTKDRTLFEEKIFVSPAQPKQFRIPVPFSINEQDLTAEVIKNDTTLLSYTPKSRPGEPRPQPVEPPRAPETYPHNEELYLTGLRLDQFHNPLVDPYPYYEQVLQRDSLDSRTNTQLGILYIQRGLYHEAEARLEAAVRRLTRNYTRPRDAEALYYLGVVRRFLGKEDAAYDAFYRAAWDMAQRSAAFFQLAEIDCRRSDWERALEHIDASLATNTQNTRALCLKAMILQKLRDFRRAEEILQSVSALDPLDPWAQWLLSPNPAKYAETHETETLLEVATWLESAGFRQEAISLLTALKDSGSPMVLYDLAYQLAAVGDSLQAKRILHQAVGSSHTYCFPFRLESIPALEYAAANLPTAQVYTALGNLYYDLQPQKAMECWRQAAQLDPNYALAWRNLGFGYAHSLHDYSQAATCYENAVAKNPNDARVLYELDVVYDQLNVPLEKRLKLFDKRSRIAFRRDDALARYIEVQLLAERYDEAIGVLSTHPFHVWEGGGEIHDLFVDAHLLRGLKRLKENRPQQALADFTAALDYPDNLQVGRPIHDAQSCRTWTLIGQAYTALHQEEKARRAFEKAAQLDVYGPLLYFKAFALERLGLSARAEQLYRALIENGEAQLRRESDLDFFAKFGEKTTPNKRSAAAHYLIALGKAGLGDIVGARSSLLTSAELDRNNLWVNHFLKEWNHQEKKQ; encoded by the coding sequence ATGTTGCGCAAAGCCGTCTTTGCTCTGTTGATTTGGGGGATTCTTTGCTTCCTTTCCCCTCTGTTTTCAGCCTCCATCGTCGAAAAAGAGCTGATTCTCCCAACCTACGGCATCGAACCGCCGGATCCCAATCCGCGTTTTTACACCGGCAGAGTTTATCAAGGCGCTCAAGGCCGTATCTATCCCTATCCGATTTCCGATGTTTTGTCCAACGTCAAAACCGACAAAACCTACCGCGCCGTCTATTTGGAGAACGAGTATATCCGCTTGTGCGTGCTGCCGGAAATCGGCGGCCGCATCTTTGAAGCCGTTGATAAGACCAACGGTTATCACTTTTTTTACCGGCAAAACGTCATCAAGCCCTCATTGATCGGCATGTTGGGGGCATGGATTTCCGGGGGCGTCGAATGGAACTTTCCGCATCATCATCGGGCGCGCACCTTTATGCCGGTCGATTACCGCCTGCAGCAGAACGCGGACGGAAGCGTTACCCTTTGGATGTCGGAAATCGATTATCGCCAGCGCCTGCGCATGGTGATCGGCATCACTCTTACGGACAATTCCAATCTTCTCACGGTAGACCTCAAGTTTTTTAATCCCACCCCGTTCGTTCACTCGTTCCTTTACTTTGCCAATCCGGCCGTGCATGTGGATTCCACTTATCAGGTGCTCTTTCCGCCTGAAGTCGAGTACGTTGTGCAGCACGCCAAAAGCGAATTTGCCTCCTGGCCGATTGCAAATGATCGCTATGGTGGGTTCGAGTACAATGATGTTGACATCAGCTGGTGGAAGAATTTGCCCAAGCCGGTTTCTTTTTTCGCGTGGGATCACACCTCCGACTATTTCGGCGGTTATGATCACGGCAAACAAGCCGGCGTCGCCTATGTGGCCGATGTTCATCTCGCACCGGGCAAAAAGTTCTTTACGTTCGGTTGCGGAGAAGAAGGCAAGATGTGGGACAAGATTCTTACCGATGCCGACGGACCCTATCTGGAGCTGATGGCGGGCGCCTATTCTGACAACCAACCGGATTACAGCTGGATTCAGCCGTTCGAAATGAAAACGATTCGGCAGACCTGGTTCCCTATCCGCAATATGCAGGGTCTCTCGTATGCAAACCGCAACGGCGCCCTGTTCCTAAAGATGACTGGAGACTCGATCATTTTCAATTTGAATTCGACCCGCCCAATCGAAAACGCGACTGTCCGTCTTAAAACTAAAGACCGTACTCTATTCGAAGAAAAGATTTTTGTTTCACCGGCTCAGCCGAAGCAGTTCCGCATTCCGGTTCCTTTTTCCATTAACGAGCAGGACCTCACGGCAGAAGTGATAAAGAACGACACGACGCTGCTGAGTTATACCCCAAAGTCGCGTCCGGGCGAACCGCGACCTCAGCCGGTCGAGCCGCCGCGCGCTCCCGAAACCTATCCGCACAATGAAGAGCTCTATCTTACCGGCCTGCGCCTCGATCAATTTCACAATCCTCTGGTCGACCCTTATCCTTATTACGAACAGGTGCTGCAGCGGGACTCCTTGGACTCCCGAACGAACACCCAGCTGGGCATTTTGTACATTCAGCGAGGCCTTTATCATGAGGCAGAAGCGAGACTTGAAGCTGCGGTTCGGCGCCTGACCCGCAACTATACGCGTCCCCGCGATGCCGAAGCCCTTTACTATTTGGGCGTCGTCCGCCGATTTCTCGGCAAAGAGGACGCCGCATACGATGCGTTCTATCGCGCCGCCTGGGACATGGCCCAGCGCTCGGCCGCTTTTTTTCAGCTGGCGGAAATCGATTGCCGCAGAAGCGACTGGGAAAGAGCCTTGGAACACATTGACGCCTCATTGGCAACCAACACCCAAAATACCCGCGCGCTTTGCCTCAAGGCCATGATTCTGCAAAAGCTGAGAGACTTTCGCCGTGCGGAAGAGATCCTGCAGTCGGTGTCGGCTCTCGATCCTCTCGATCCCTGGGCGCAATGGCTCCTTTCGCCGAATCCCGCAAAGTATGCCGAAACGCACGAGACCGAAACGCTTCTGGAAGTTGCAACCTGGCTGGAATCCGCAGGTTTTCGTCAGGAAGCGATCTCGCTCCTGACGGCTCTAAAGGACTCGGGCTCGCCGATGGTTCTCTACGACCTCGCCTATCAGCTTGCTGCCGTAGGCGACTCGCTGCAGGCGAAGCGGATCCTGCACCAGGCAGTAGGTTCGTCGCACACCTATTGCTTCCCTTTCCGCTTGGAATCGATTCCGGCGCTGGAGTATGCTGCCGCCAATCTTCCCACCGCCCAAGTTTATACCGCTTTGGGCAATCTCTATTACGACCTTCAACCGCAAAAAGCGATGGAATGCTGGCGCCAAGCCGCTCAGCTTGATCCGAACTATGCTTTGGCGTGGCGAAATCTCGGCTTTGGATACGCTCATTCGCTCCACGACTATTCCCAGGCGGCAACATGCTACGAAAACGCCGTTGCGAAAAATCCAAACGACGCACGGGTGCTCTATGAACTGGACGTCGTATATGATCAGCTCAATGTACCCTTGGAAAAGCGACTAAAGCTGTTCGACAAACGAAGCCGCATCGCCTTTCGCCGCGACGATGCCTTGGCGCGCTATATCGAAGTCCAGCTCCTTGCCGAACGTTACGACGAGGCGATTGGTGTGCTTTCTACCCATCCTTTCCATGTTTGGGAAGGCGGAGGCGAAATTCATGACCTTTTCGTCGATGCCCATCTTTTACGCGGCTTGAAGCGCCTTAAGGAAAACCGACCGCAGCAGGCTTTGGCCGACTTTACGGCAGCCCTCGATTATCCAGACAATCTCCAAGTCGGCCGACCGATTCATGATGCCCAGTCGTGCCGCACTTGGACACTGATCGGCCAAGCATACACGGCTTTGCATCAAGAAGAAAAAGCCCGTCGGGCGTTTGAAAAGGCTGCGCAGCTTGACGTCTACGGGCCTCTTCTCTATTTTAAAGCATTCGCGCTGGAACGTTTAGGTTTATCTGCGCGGGCCGAGCAATTGTATCGTGCACTGATCGAAAACGGA
- a CDS encoding YjbH domain-containing protein, translating to MKASCSIFLLLFCSPLLSLAMTPGQTLGGVPGFIRAPTAEMLRDGTFCFGASYIPKEILNYTEHRRNAVTVFASLTFLPFLELDLRLTRQLDLPKEATHTVDRSPVLRIRLQRETKKLPALVLGFHDLFSTIEEGTARHFAATYLVVGKRLTCGTWGLYPSLGYSHPLYANQQSEIEGWFGGVRLEWRRLPGFSLSADWVNQRGSFGIAVLPARWLHIKGAMFGADTFACNLCMQFNLFSVFKR from the coding sequence ATGAAAGCATCTTGTTCCATTTTTCTTCTACTGTTTTGCAGCCCCCTGCTATCTTTAGCCATGACGCCGGGGCAGACTTTGGGCGGCGTGCCGGGCTTTATCCGCGCGCCGACGGCCGAAATGCTGCGCGACGGCACCTTTTGCTTCGGCGCCTCGTACATTCCGAAAGAGATTCTTAATTACACTGAGCATCGGCGGAACGCCGTAACAGTTTTTGCTTCGTTGACCTTTCTTCCCTTTTTAGAGCTGGATTTGCGTTTGACGCGACAACTTGATCTTCCGAAGGAAGCCACGCACACCGTCGATCGGTCGCCGGTGCTGCGCATCCGACTGCAGCGTGAAACGAAAAAGTTGCCGGCTTTGGTTTTGGGCTTTCACGACCTCTTTTCGACCATCGAAGAGGGAACAGCCCGCCATTTTGCCGCAACCTACCTCGTCGTCGGCAAACGACTGACTTGTGGGACGTGGGGCCTTTATCCTTCGCTCGGATACAGTCATCCGCTCTACGCCAACCAACAAAGTGAAATCGAAGGTTGGTTCGGAGGTGTACGGCTCGAATGGCGGCGACTCCCCGGTTTCTCGCTGTCTGCGGATTGGGTCAATCAACGAGGCTCGTTCGGCATAGCCGTTCTTCCGGCACGATGGTTGCATATCAAAGGTGCGATGTTCGGCGCGGACACGTTTGCATGCAATCTCTGTATGCAATTCAACTTGTTTTCTGTATTTAAAAGGTGA
- a CDS encoding YjbH domain-containing protein, whose product MKAFWTAFSLFHASTFWLLLSAGIAAAQSSPALEQKIIEKLLDAGYENVTAQKVGSATIVTFENVTYRSSVRGLQTAFARSLLSLSTSNPQLCLVPIRYGMPMVSLETREIEVVRSKKHHRRIFLPHLQVGNLERSVPFLDKAAISNPSKAKSDLIIQPNFHAVLGNYDDPLAMQINLLPELRIAVFDGGVASFSLIIPLYNELEAFGNVPRLGPTQITVIRRFPFMTWLYISAGYFYGDQYGVQGLVRHYFGKGKFALDGRIGYSGYAVMDHGQFIYEPLHALTGSLSLTYFWRPSRLFLCLGFHRFLKGDQGWRFDTFRYFSDLRIGFWAHSIEGEWNGGVRVAVPLPPSRYRARNAFRIRPTERFSLAYQGKRETFRGELLQMSEVMEELLIDYFPAYLQSTVDLSAGKP is encoded by the coding sequence TTGAAAGCATTTTGGACGGCATTTTCTTTATTTCACGCAAGTACATTTTGGCTCCTGTTATCCGCAGGAATCGCGGCAGCCCAATCCTCACCGGCATTGGAACAAAAGATTATAGAAAAACTCCTTGATGCAGGATATGAAAACGTTACGGCGCAAAAGGTCGGCAGCGCAACGATCGTAACTTTTGAAAACGTCACCTATCGCAGCTCGGTCAGAGGGCTGCAGACGGCTTTTGCCCGCAGCCTCTTGAGCCTATCGACAAGCAATCCTCAGCTTTGCCTCGTTCCGATCAGGTACGGCATGCCAATGGTCTCTTTGGAAACGCGTGAGATCGAGGTAGTGCGTTCGAAAAAGCATCATCGCCGGATTTTTCTCCCGCATCTTCAAGTCGGCAATCTCGAACGATCTGTTCCTTTTCTCGACAAAGCGGCAATCTCTAATCCGTCCAAAGCCAAATCCGACTTGATTATCCAGCCTAATTTTCATGCGGTGCTGGGAAATTATGACGATCCCCTTGCTATGCAGATCAATCTCTTGCCTGAATTGCGGATTGCAGTGTTCGACGGCGGGGTTGCGTCGTTTTCCTTGATCATTCCTCTTTACAATGAGTTGGAGGCTTTTGGAAACGTGCCGCGCCTCGGCCCGACACAGATAACCGTCATACGTCGGTTCCCTTTCATGACGTGGCTCTATATTTCGGCGGGATATTTTTACGGCGACCAATATGGCGTGCAGGGACTGGTTCGCCATTATTTCGGCAAAGGAAAATTTGCCCTTGACGGGCGAATCGGCTATTCCGGGTACGCCGTCATGGATCATGGACAATTTATTTATGAGCCGCTGCACGCCCTGACCGGTTCACTCTCGTTGACCTATTTTTGGCGGCCCAGTCGGCTCTTTTTATGTCTCGGCTTTCATCGTTTCCTCAAAGGGGATCAAGGGTGGCGCTTCGACACCTTTCGCTATTTCAGTGATCTTCGCATCGGTTTTTGGGCGCATTCGATCGAAGGTGAATGGAACGGCGGGGTTCGCGTCGCCGTGCCCCTGCCGCCTTCCCGCTATCGAGCGCGAAACGCGTTCCGCATACGGCCGACCGAACGCTTTTCTCTTGCCTATCAAGGAAAACGGGAGACTTTTAGAGGTGAACTGCTGCAAATGAGCGAAGTGATGGAAGAACTGCTGATCGACTATTTTCCGGCTTATCTGCAGAGCACGGTTGACTTGAGCGCAGGAAAACCATGA
- a CDS encoding cation diffusion facilitator family transporter gives MKAKQKYSYLEGWVSIAVNFTLFIFKWYAGVVSRSVALQADAMHTLSDSISSVFILIGAKISHKPPDQKHPFGHGRAELITALSVGMLLSFVAYEFFRESITKLLHGQAAEYGRIAVIATITSILVKELLAQFAFFFYRKTGSKPLKADAWHHRSDALSSIIMLMGIFFNRYFWWIDGILGILIAIFIFYTALTIILEAVNPLLGKTPDSVMVSNIKSICDDAYGAPLNAHHFHLHEYGDHSELTFHIVLPAEYSLKQSHALADLIETTIRDKLNIEATIHMESSGDDKDQSDDSRKTQSHV, from the coding sequence GTGAAGGCAAAACAAAAATATTCTTACCTCGAAGGCTGGGTTTCCATTGCCGTTAACTTCACTTTATTTATATTCAAGTGGTACGCCGGAGTTGTTTCACGCTCGGTAGCTTTGCAGGCTGACGCCATGCATACCCTTTCGGACAGCATCTCTTCGGTCTTTATCCTTATCGGCGCCAAGATCTCGCACAAGCCTCCCGATCAAAAACATCCTTTCGGCCATGGCCGCGCCGAATTAATTACCGCTCTCAGCGTCGGCATGCTGCTGTCCTTCGTCGCCTATGAATTCTTTCGTGAATCGATAACAAAACTTTTGCACGGACAAGCTGCCGAATATGGGCGCATTGCGGTTATCGCTACCATTACCTCCATCCTGGTCAAGGAGCTTTTAGCCCAATTCGCTTTCTTTTTTTATCGAAAAACCGGATCCAAGCCATTAAAAGCGGACGCTTGGCACCACCGCTCCGATGCCCTCTCCTCCATCATTATGTTGATGGGAATCTTTTTCAACCGTTATTTCTGGTGGATAGACGGCATTCTGGGGATCCTCATCGCCATTTTTATTTTTTATACCGCATTGACCATCATTTTGGAGGCCGTCAATCCCTTGTTGGGCAAGACGCCGGATTCCGTGATGGTCTCCAACATCAAGAGTATTTGTGATGATGCTTACGGTGCTCCGCTCAACGCGCATCATTTTCATCTTCATGAATACGGCGATCATTCCGAATTGACGTTCCACATTGTTCTGCCGGCCGAATACTCGCTCAAGCAATCACATGCCTTGGCAGACTTGATCGAAACAACCATTCGCGACAAACTCAATATCGAAGCGACAATTCACATGGAATCATCCGGAGACGATAAGGATCAGAGTGATGACTCGAGAAAGACGCAGTCGCATGTTTGA
- a CDS encoding DUF4398 domain-containing protein, translating to MFKKSLVAVLGILVIAVAFTGCAKAPQALVDSTKAALDAAKAAEADRYVPAEFKAAQDSLNAALAEIETQNAKFALMRSYKKAQASLEAATAKANEAAAKVAEAKEAVKNEVVQKQADLAAAIEEANKLFKKAPRGKESREVLTAIKADIEAVVASQPDIQATFDSGDYLTARDKVNAALAKIKGVTDELNQAIAKKNR from the coding sequence ATGTTCAAAAAATCACTAGTCGCCGTTCTCGGAATTCTGGTGATCGCGGTGGCTTTCACCGGCTGCGCCAAAGCTCCGCAGGCACTGGTCGACTCCACAAAGGCTGCTTTGGATGCTGCCAAGGCTGCCGAGGCTGACCGCTACGTCCCGGCCGAATTCAAGGCTGCTCAGGATTCTCTGAATGCGGCTTTGGCCGAGATCGAAACTCAGAACGCCAAGTTCGCCCTGATGCGCAGCTACAAGAAGGCTCAGGCCTCTTTGGAAGCCGCCACTGCCAAGGCCAACGAAGCTGCTGCTAAAGTAGCTGAGGCGAAAGAGGCGGTAAAGAATGAAGTTGTCCAGAAACAGGCTGATCTGGCTGCCGCGATCGAGGAAGCCAACAAGCTGTTCAAGAAGGCTCCGCGCGGCAAAGAGAGCCGTGAAGTCCTGACGGCCATCAAAGCCGATATCGAGGCTGTCGTTGCTTCTCAGCCCGACATTCAAGCCACTTTTGATTCAGGCGACTATTTGACTGCTCGCGACAAAGTGAACGCCGCTTTGGCCAAGATCAAAGGCGTTACCGACGAGCTGAATCAGGCGATTGCGAAAAAGAATCGCTAA
- a CDS encoding L,D-transpeptidase has protein sequence MLLDYSFLSDFKPFKKRSPAQERYKKSYLLGVALLLVTTIVLFILQFILAPQPPVLLIRESYLALSSAKEAKADEYAAETYRQAEESWENLLRYWRSENKKWRVSRDYVELAKLALQTKTLCEEAKKKSQYQQDSLRSRITIAAALLRQKVSEYKAEYGNLPVEKSALRRMSECELLLREGEQAALRGRYHQALQCISQAESKLNGIPHEVDQLLTSYLRQLPTWRRWVEETLNWSRENDKEVIIVNKLARKLQVYRSGLLLHEFSVEFGRNWLGAKRYRGDGATPEGKYHILHKKGRKETRYYLALEIDYPNESDREAFELAKRKGEISADAHIGGLIEIHGEGGRGVNWTEGCVALKNSDMEKLYNLVDEGTPVTIVGSLNGYKK, from the coding sequence ATGTTGCTCGATTACTCTTTTCTATCCGATTTCAAGCCGTTCAAAAAAAGATCACCGGCTCAAGAGCGCTACAAAAAATCATACCTTCTGGGCGTTGCGCTGCTCCTGGTAACGACCATCGTTCTTTTTATCCTTCAATTTATCCTGGCCCCGCAGCCGCCGGTGCTGTTGATTCGAGAAAGTTACTTGGCCTTATCCTCTGCCAAGGAAGCCAAAGCCGATGAATATGCCGCGGAAACTTATCGCCAGGCGGAAGAGAGTTGGGAAAATTTGCTTCGATATTGGCGCAGTGAAAATAAGAAATGGCGGGTTAGTCGCGATTATGTAGAGCTTGCAAAATTGGCCCTGCAGACAAAAACACTGTGTGAGGAGGCCAAAAAAAAGTCTCAGTATCAACAGGATTCTTTACGCAGCAGGATAACTATTGCGGCTGCGCTTTTACGGCAAAAAGTGTCAGAGTATAAAGCCGAGTACGGTAATCTTCCCGTCGAAAAGTCGGCGTTGAGACGCATGTCTGAATGTGAGCTGCTGCTGAGAGAGGGAGAGCAGGCGGCGTTGCGCGGCAGGTACCATCAAGCCCTTCAGTGCATTTCGCAAGCCGAGAGCAAACTGAACGGAATTCCGCACGAGGTGGATCAATTGTTGACCTCCTATCTTCGACAGTTACCGACATGGCGCAGGTGGGTCGAGGAAACGCTGAATTGGTCGCGGGAAAACGATAAAGAGGTTATTATTGTCAACAAACTTGCGAGAAAGCTGCAGGTTTACCGCAGCGGTTTGCTCCTGCATGAATTTTCCGTCGAGTTTGGACGCAATTGGTTGGGAGCCAAACGCTATCGCGGCGACGGCGCCACGCCGGAAGGAAAATATCACATCCTGCATAAAAAAGGCCGTAAAGAAACCCGCTATTATTTGGCACTGGAAATCGACTATCCGAATGAAAGCGATCGCGAGGCCTTTGAACTGGCCAAACGAAAAGGAGAGATCAGCGCCGATGCTCACATCGGCGGCCTCATTGAAATTCACGGCGAGGGCGGTCGCGGTGTTAATTGGACCGAAGGGTGCGTAGCGTTGAAAAACTCGGATATGGAAAAACTCTATAATCTGGTCGATGAAGGGACGCCGGTTACCATCGTCGGATCCCTCAACGGCTATAAAAAATAA
- a CDS encoding L,D-transpeptidase, whose amino-acid sequence MDEREVEKAVTSSGEKIRSNRTAAAIFRALGAAAFVLLLLSVILFWYADRIRDFALDLTGPKTAVVADLPSANQFAKELQRLRKTIEAQRSRLANLIPKTPYLIINTSENKITLMKENEVLHEGLCSTGSYTVLKTADGKEMWIFQTPRGMLRVQNKLVNPVWRMPDWAFIEEGLPVPPPYAPERYERNVLGDYALDLGRGYLIHGTLYQRFLGMPVTHGCVRLGDQELEIVYHTLDIGSKVYIY is encoded by the coding sequence ATGGATGAAAGAGAAGTAGAAAAAGCAGTGACCTCATCCGGCGAGAAAATCCGGTCGAACCGTACGGCTGCAGCTATTTTTCGCGCCTTGGGTGCGGCGGCTTTTGTGCTGCTTTTGCTGAGTGTAATATTATTCTGGTACGCCGATAGAATTCGCGACTTTGCCTTGGACTTAACGGGACCCAAGACGGCGGTTGTCGCAGATCTCCCCTCAGCCAATCAGTTTGCCAAAGAGCTGCAGCGGCTTAGGAAAACGATCGAGGCGCAAAGGTCGCGCCTGGCCAATTTGATTCCGAAAACTCCCTACTTGATTATCAATACATCGGAAAATAAAATCACCCTCATGAAGGAAAATGAAGTACTTCATGAAGGCCTTTGTTCGACCGGCAGCTATACGGTTCTGAAAACCGCCGACGGCAAGGAGATGTGGATCTTTCAGACGCCGCGCGGCATGCTGCGGGTGCAGAACAAGCTGGTCAATCCGGTTTGGCGTATGCCGGACTGGGCGTTTATCGAAGAGGGGTTGCCGGTGCCGCCGCCTTATGCTCCCGAGCGTTATGAGAGAAACGTGTTGGGCGATTATGCGCTCGACTTGGGCCGCGGCTATTTGATACACGGTACGCTCTATCAACGTTTCCTCGGCATGCCGGTTACGCACGGATGCGTACGCCTGGGCGACCAGGAATTGGAAATCGTCTATCATACTTTGGACATTGGTTCGAAGGTCTATATCTATTGA
- a CDS encoding aldo/keto reductase: protein MKYRVLGKTGLNVSEIGFGAWAIGEAAWGSQPEHESIAALHRAIDLGVNFIDTAAGYGDGKSERIIGRVLKERRERVYVATKTPPTPGPWPPSPYCNVDERYPESYLRRNVEERLRNLQTDCLDILQLHTWTRAWNRNPRPFEILRKLQSEGKIRFIGVSTPEHDQNAVNDLMRQGWVDTVQVIYNIFEQEPAAELLPLAQETNTGIIVRVVFDEGVLTGKYSKDSQFPEGDFRRRYFAGDRLARAVERVEAIKQELVGTQFTMAQAAVKWALMHPAVGTVITGIRNSLQAEANAAVSDLPDLPEDLMVRLRKHAWLRAFWYSGK, encoded by the coding sequence ATGAAATACAGGGTTTTGGGAAAGACCGGTTTGAACGTGTCGGAAATCGGATTCGGTGCCTGGGCAATTGGCGAAGCCGCATGGGGCAGCCAGCCTGAGCATGAGTCGATTGCCGCGCTGCATCGTGCCATTGATTTGGGCGTCAATTTCATCGACACTGCAGCCGGTTACGGCGACGGGAAAAGCGAACGAATCATCGGCCGCGTACTGAAAGAGAGACGGGAACGGGTTTATGTCGCCACCAAAACGCCGCCGACTCCCGGGCCTTGGCCGCCGAGTCCTTACTGCAATGTCGATGAACGGTATCCGGAATCCTATTTGCGCCGAAACGTCGAAGAGCGCCTTCGCAATCTGCAAACGGACTGCCTGGACATCCTGCAGCTGCACACGTGGACGCGCGCCTGGAACCGCAACCCGCGGCCTTTCGAAATTCTCCGTAAGTTGCAGTCCGAAGGCAAGATTCGCTTCATCGGTGTCTCGACGCCCGAACACGATCAAAATGCAGTCAATGATTTGATGCGGCAAGGGTGGGTCGATACGGTGCAGGTGATCTATAATATTTTCGAGCAGGAACCGGCTGCCGAGCTGCTTCCTTTAGCCCAAGAGACGAATACCGGCATCATTGTCCGAGTCGTTTTCGATGAAGGCGTTCTGACCGGCAAGTACAGCAAAGATTCGCAGTTTCCGGAGGGCGACTTTAGGCGGCGCTATTTTGCCGGCGATCGGTTGGCGCGCGCCGTAGAGAGAGTGGAAGCCATTAAGCAGGAACTTGTCGGTACACAGTTTACCATGGCCCAGGCTGCCGTGAAATGGGCGCTGATGCATCCTGCTGTCGGCACGGTCATTACCGGAATCCGCAACAGTTTGCAGGCTGAGGCCAACGCCGCCGTTTCCGATCTGCCCGATCTGCCGGAGGATCTAATGGTGCGGCTCAGAAAACATGCCTGGCTTCGGGCTTTTTGGTATAGCGGTAAATAA
- a CDS encoding class I SAM-dependent methyltransferase, with amino-acid sequence MIENTLQNLQFQGIKLTYKARDFLRPREILLSEVPIKPGDAVLDYGCGPGSYTFVVSKIVGPQGRVYALDVEPLVIKHVENLIRKRNIENIRTILSDCETGLPDESIDVILLFDIFHLFNDPNRNLRELHRVLKKNGILSFSDHHMDRQSILEGMTAGGWFRFLGQGSYVFTFTKNLP; translated from the coding sequence GTGATCGAAAACACGCTGCAGAATCTTCAGTTCCAAGGTATAAAGCTGACTTATAAGGCGCGCGACTTTTTGCGTCCGCGCGAGATTTTGCTCAGCGAAGTGCCGATCAAGCCGGGTGACGCCGTGCTCGACTACGGCTGCGGCCCGGGCAGCTATACCTTTGTCGTCAGCAAGATTGTCGGACCGCAGGGACGCGTTTATGCGCTGGATGTCGAGCCGCTGGTCATCAAGCATGTCGAAAATCTCATCCGCAAACGAAATATCGAGAATATCCGCACGATTCTGTCTGATTGTGAAACCGGTCTGCCGGACGAGAGCATTGACGTCATCCTGCTCTTCGATATTTTTCATCTTTTTAATGACCCCAACCGAAATCTACGCGAACTGCATCGGGTTTTAAAAAAGAACGGAATTCTCTCTTTTTCCGATCACCACATGGATAGGCAGTCGATTCTCGAGGGGATGACCGCCGGGGGATGGTTTCGGTTTCTCGGCCAAGGCAGCTATGTCTTCACCTTCACCAAGAACCTGCCTTAA